A genomic window from Gossypium hirsutum isolate 1008001.06 chromosome D10, Gossypium_hirsutum_v2.1, whole genome shotgun sequence includes:
- the LOC107914195 gene encoding zinc finger protein 830 isoform X1 has protein sequence MDAQGRNKALFRAKLNAQKKEKRIDSPLISYNESDQPVCRVCDVVLKSVSHWDAHQASRKHHEAINTLKANAARRTQASNTQSGLPPRFFDNHGTEKQTTEIEKLPDPSSNKKPGISAQTHAKESLYSETEEDGCPQSSAIQTKMTQPPESRQVTQLEIKKVKGFLPDNFFDRDETKLPMNLMKPPRENKLAAKQASAPETKTKHVKGSLPDDFFDKDDTKLPMNAMKPPRENIQASEQASAPETKQVKGALPEGFFDNKEADLRARGIKPVKIDVKDEYKEFEKLIQEDLQEVDNRMEEEEIDAAEMIEEAESLEQKVYKQKVETLWKRKLELETSRSNKRRRGKEADRQESNSEESTSDCDGDSDSDRDENFAVDWRAQHL, from the exons ATGGATGCCCAAGGGAGGAACAAGGCGTTGTTTCGCGCCAAATTGAATGCACAAAAGAAAGAGAAGCGCATAGATTCTCCCCTTATCAG TTACAATGAATCTGACCAACCTGTCTGCCGGGTTTGTGATGTTGTTTTGAAATCTGTATCCCATTGGGATGCACACCAAGCTTCTCGTAAACATCATGAG GCAATTAATACCTTGAAAGCTAATGCTGCTAGGCGTACTCAAGCTAGCAATACGCAATCTGGTCTGCCTCCAAGGTTTTTTGATAATCATGGGACGGAGAAGCAAACAACTG AGATTGAAAAGTTGCCAGATCCTAGTTCAAACAAAAAGCCTGGAATTTCAGCACAAACTCATGCAAAGGAGTCTCTATATTCAGAGACCGAAGAGGATGGTTGTCCTCAAAGCAGTGCCATTCAAACAAAGATGACTCAGCCTCCTGAGTCAAGACAGGTCACACAGTTAGAAATCAAGAAAGTGAAAGGATTTCTTCCTGATAACTTCTTTGATAGGGATGAAACCAAGTTACCTATGAATCTTATGAAGCCTCCTAGGGAGAATAAACTGGCAGCAAAGCAGGCTAGTGCTCCAGAAACCAAAACAAAGCACGTTAAAGGATCTCTTCCTGATGACTTCTTTGATAAGGATGATACCAAGTTACCTATGAATGCCATGAAGCCTCCTAGGGAGAATATACAGGCTTCAGAGCAGGCTAGTGCTCCAGAAACCAAGCAAGTAAAGGGAGCTCTACCTGAAGGATTCTTTGACAATAAGGAAGCTGATTTACGCGCTCGTGGCATTAAGCCTGTTAAGATAGATGTCAA AGATGAGTACAAGGAATTTGAAAAGTTGATTCAAGAAGATTTGCAAGAGGTGGACAATCGTATGGAAGAAGAGGAG ATTGATGCAGCTGAAATGATTGAAGAGGCTGAATCTTTGGAGCAAAA GGTTTACAAGCAGAAAGTGGAAACATTGTGGAAGAGGAAACTGGAATTGGAGACCTCTAGATCAAATAAGCGTCGGAGGGGGAAGGAAGCTGATAGACAGGAATCTAACAGTGAAGAGTCAACTAGTGACTGTGACGGTGACAGTGACAGTGACAGGGATGAGAACTTTGCAGTTGATTGGAGAGCTCAACACCTATGA
- the LOC107914195 gene encoding zinc finger protein 830 isoform X2, producing MLLGVLKLAIRNLVCLQGFLIIMGRRSKQLVREIEKLPDPSSNKKPGISAQTHAKESLYSETEEDGCPQSSAIQTKMTQPPESRQVTQLEIKKVKGFLPDNFFDRDETKLPMNLMKPPRENKLAAKQASAPETKTKHVKGSLPDDFFDKDDTKLPMNAMKPPRENIQASEQASAPETKQVKGALPEGFFDNKEADLRARGIKPVKIDVKDEYKEFEKLIQEDLQEVDNRMEEEEIDAAEMIEEAESLEQKVYKQKVETLWKRKLELETSRSNKRRRGKEADRQESNSEESTSDCDGDSDSDRDENFAVDWRAQHL from the exons ATGCTGCTAGGCGTACTCAAGCTAGCAATACGCAATCTGGTCTGCCTCCAAGGTTTTTTGATAATCATGGGACGGAGAAGCAAACAACTGGTAAGAG AGATTGAAAAGTTGCCAGATCCTAGTTCAAACAAAAAGCCTGGAATTTCAGCACAAACTCATGCAAAGGAGTCTCTATATTCAGAGACCGAAGAGGATGGTTGTCCTCAAAGCAGTGCCATTCAAACAAAGATGACTCAGCCTCCTGAGTCAAGACAGGTCACACAGTTAGAAATCAAGAAAGTGAAAGGATTTCTTCCTGATAACTTCTTTGATAGGGATGAAACCAAGTTACCTATGAATCTTATGAAGCCTCCTAGGGAGAATAAACTGGCAGCAAAGCAGGCTAGTGCTCCAGAAACCAAAACAAAGCACGTTAAAGGATCTCTTCCTGATGACTTCTTTGATAAGGATGATACCAAGTTACCTATGAATGCCATGAAGCCTCCTAGGGAGAATATACAGGCTTCAGAGCAGGCTAGTGCTCCAGAAACCAAGCAAGTAAAGGGAGCTCTACCTGAAGGATTCTTTGACAATAAGGAAGCTGATTTACGCGCTCGTGGCATTAAGCCTGTTAAGATAGATGTCAA AGATGAGTACAAGGAATTTGAAAAGTTGATTCAAGAAGATTTGCAAGAGGTGGACAATCGTATGGAAGAAGAGGAG ATTGATGCAGCTGAAATGATTGAAGAGGCTGAATCTTTGGAGCAAAA GGTTTACAAGCAGAAAGTGGAAACATTGTGGAAGAGGAAACTGGAATTGGAGACCTCTAGATCAAATAAGCGTCGGAGGGGGAAGGAAGCTGATAGACAGGAATCTAACAGTGAAGAGTCAACTAGTGACTGTGACGGTGACAGTGACAGTGACAGGGATGAGAACTTTGCAGTTGATTGGAGAGCTCAACACCTATGA
- the LOC107914196 gene encoding squamous cell carcinoma antigen recognized by T-cells 3 isoform X3: protein MKLFLAKEEGKKSEAKETRMDFEKSSVSIKDDTEMADDDTAQNPESSRKLSSDSDSSDSEDEAEQTQQLRALESDLSTNPSNYDAHVLYIKLLRRRGEIEKLREARENMNVLFPLTPAMWVEWAKDEASLLNDSDSESVEKLYERGISEYLSIPLWREYLNYVLQHDPKVCDSSVDGVSKARNLFERAVTAAALHVAQGSQIWDAYTQFEQSILLTIDQSDIQAKEKQVQRIRSIFHRQLSIPFANMKSTLLSYKAWEVEQGNSLDSESDNVVGISSHVASSYRKAEEMYNARAHLEEHITRQGISESERYQHFMAFEKSVQCTFSTLEEYLDLFLTRVDGLRRRLSSARGDDVLNYSLIRESFQQATDYLSPHLKNTDGLLRLHAYWACLELKLNNNLTAARGVWGSLLKTCGSMLEAWQGYIAMEIALGHINEARAIYKRCYSKRFSGTGSEDICHAWLRFEREFGTLDDLDHAVQKVMPRLEELQLFRLEQESKSLTEVTDKRERPLKKTASEKRKSGSITIDEQSPAKRQKSTQNQKKLHEKENTRGLKLAEANGGEEKKGKVEEQVNEQLVKDTYSSKTRLYTDQCTAFASNLNIRAIDEDLKQFFSDVGGVTAIRILHDKFTGKSRGLAYVDFKDEEHLAAALAKNKQMLLGKKLSITRSNPKRGKRESGALTTSEHDSNQSGIEGSSASKESVEISKGSSVAPQVPHSRKHFESIQLKGKNTFAVPRNVKPLGWTTNKPGTKKEEDEKPKSNDEFRKMFMKS, encoded by the exons ATGAAGTTATTTTTAgcgaaagaagaaggaaaaaaaagcgAAGCAAAAGAAACTAGAATGGATTTTGAGAAATCCTCAGTTTCCATAAAAGATGACACTGAAATGGCGGACGATGACACTGCTCAAAACCCTGAGAGCAGTCGGAAACTCAGTAGCGACTCGGACTCAAGCGATTCAGAAGACGAAGCGGAGCAGACACAGCAGCTTCGAGCTTTAGAGTCTGACCTCTCTACCAATCCTTCCAACTACGACGCCCATGTCTTG TACATAAAGCTTTTGAGGAGAAGGGGTGAAATAGAGAAGCTACGAGAAGCTAGGGAAAATATGAATGTATTGTTTCCATTGACTCCAGCAATGTGGGTGGAATGGGCCAAAGATGAAGCTTCTCTTCTGAATGATTCCGATTCCGAGTCAGTCGAGAAGCTTTACGAGAGAGGCATCTCTGAGTATCTGTCTATCCCCCTTTGGCGTGAGTACCTAAATTATGTGCTACAACATGATCCAAAAGTATGTGATAGTTCAGTTGACGGGGTTTCAAAGGCTAGAAATCTTTTTGAGCGTGCTGTTACTGCTGCTGCTTTACATGTTGCTCAAGGTTCTCAAATATGGGATGCATACACTCAGTTTGAGCAATCTATTTTACTAACCATTGACCAATCAGACATTCAG GCAAAGGAGAAACAGGTCCAGCGCATTCGAAGTATATTCCATCGTCAATTGTCTATTCCCTTTGCTAACATGAAGTCTACTCTCCTATCCTACAAGGCATGGGAGGTGGAACAAGGAAATTCTCTTGATTCAGAATCCGACAATGTGGTTGGGATTTCCTCCCATGTTGCTTCATCTTACCGGAAGGCGGAGGAGATGTACAATGCCCGTGCTCATCTTGAAGAACATATTACAAGACAGGGTATATCTGAGTCTGAAAGATATCAACATTTTATG gCCTTTGAGAAGTCCGTGCAATGCACATTTTCGACCCTTGAGGAG TACCTTGATTTGTTCCTCACTCGAGTGGATGGCCTAAGGCGTAGACTTTCATCAGCCAGAGGAGATGATGTTTTGAACTATTCATTGATTAGGGAATCTTTTCAG CAAGCAACAGATTACTTATCACCACACTTGAAGAACACTGATGGTTTATTGCGTTTGCATGCTTATTGGGCCTGCTTAGAGCTTAAATTGAATAACAATTTAACTGCTGCTCGTGGTGTTTGGGGGAGCTTGCTTAAAACCTG TGGTTCAATGTTGGAAGCATGGCAAGGTTATATAGCAATGGAAATTGCTTTAGGCCATATAAATGAAGCCAGGGCCATATACAAGAGATGCTACAGCAAAAGATTTAGTGGAACAGGTTCGGAG GATATCTGCCATGCTTGGTTGCGCTTTGAGAGGGAGTTTGGAACATTGGATGATCTTGACCATGCTGTGCAAAAG gTTATGCCTCGTCTTGAGGAGCTGCAATTGTTTAGGTTAGAGCAAGAATCTAAATCTTTAACTGAAGTGACAGATAAAAGGGAGCGGCCCCTTAAGAAAACTGCTAGTGAAAAGAGGAAATCGGGTTCAATCACAATTGATGAACAGTCTCCAGCTAAGCGGCAGAAAAGTACTCAAAATCAGAAGAAATTGCATGAGAAAGAGAACACACGAGGGCTGAAGTTAGCTGAAGCAAATGGCGGGGAAGAGAAAAAGGGCAAGGTTGAGGAACAAGTAAACGAGCAGCTAGTGAAAGACACTTACTCTAGTAAAACCAGATTATATACAGATCAGTGCACTGCATTTGCATCAAATCTTAACATTAGG GCAATAGATGAAGATCTAAAGCAATTCTTTAGTGATGTTGGTGGAGTCACTGCGATTCGAATTCTGCATGACAAGTTCACTGGAAAATCGAGG GGATTGGCATATGTGGATTTTAAGGATGAAGAACACCTTGCTGCAGCTCTAGCAAAGAATAAGCAAATGTTGCTTGGCAAGAAGTTGAGCATTACACGCTCAAATCCAAAGCGAGGCAAGAGAGAATCTGGTGCTCTCACTACATCTG AACATGATAGCAATCAGAGTGGAATTGAAGGGAGTTCTGCATCTAAAGAATCTGTTGAAATCTCAAAGGGTTCAAGCGTAGCTCCCCAGGTACCACATTCTCGTAAGCATTTTGAGAGCATTCAACTGAAGGGGAAAAATACGTTTGCGGTGCCTAGAAATGTTAAACCACTTGGGTGGACTACTAACAAGCCAGGAACCAAGAAAGAGGAAGATGAGAAGCCAAAATCGAATGATGAATTCAGAAAAATGTTTATGAAAAGCTGA
- the LOC107914196 gene encoding squamous cell carcinoma antigen recognized by T-cells 3 isoform X1: MKLFLAKEEGKKSEAKETRMDFEKSSVSIKDDTEMADDDTAQNPESSRKLSSDSDSSDSEDEAEQTQQLRALESDLSTNPSNYDAHVLYIKLLRRRGEIEKLREARENMNVLFPLTPAMWVEWAKDEASLLNDSDSESVEKLYERGISEYLSIPLWREYLNYVLQHDPKVCDSSVDGVSKARNLFERAVTAAALHVAQGSQIWDAYTQFEQSILLTIDQSDIQAKEKQVQRIRSIFHRQLSIPFANMKSTLLSYKAWEVEQGNSLDSESDNVVGISSHVASSYRKAEEMYNARAHLEEHITRQGISESERYQHFMSYLDFEKSFGDPARVQSLYERAITDFPVSSDLWLDYTRYLDKTLEAGKVVKDVYSRATRKCPWVGELWVRYLLCLEHGLASEKEISAAFEKSVQCTFSTLEEYLDLFLTRVDGLRRRLSSARGDDVLNYSLIRESFQQATDYLSPHLKNTDGLLRLHAYWACLELKLNNNLTAARGVWGSLLKTCGSMLEAWQGYIAMEIALGHINEARAIYKRCYSKRFSGTGSEDICHAWLRFEREFGTLDDLDHAVQKVMPRLEELQLFRLEQESKSLTEVTDKRERPLKKTASEKRKSGSITIDEQSPAKRQKSTQNQKKLHEKENTRGLKLAEANGGEEKKGKVEEQVNEQLVKDTYSSKTRLYTDQCTAFASNLNIRAIDEDLKQFFSDVGGVTAIRILHDKFTGKSRGLAYVDFKDEEHLAAALAKNKQMLLGKKLSITRSNPKRGKRESGALTTSEHDSNQSGIEGSSASKESVEISKGSSVAPQVPHSRKHFESIQLKGKNTFAVPRNVKPLGWTTNKPGTKKEEDEKPKSNDEFRKMFMKS; encoded by the exons ATGAAGTTATTTTTAgcgaaagaagaaggaaaaaaaagcgAAGCAAAAGAAACTAGAATGGATTTTGAGAAATCCTCAGTTTCCATAAAAGATGACACTGAAATGGCGGACGATGACACTGCTCAAAACCCTGAGAGCAGTCGGAAACTCAGTAGCGACTCGGACTCAAGCGATTCAGAAGACGAAGCGGAGCAGACACAGCAGCTTCGAGCTTTAGAGTCTGACCTCTCTACCAATCCTTCCAACTACGACGCCCATGTCTTG TACATAAAGCTTTTGAGGAGAAGGGGTGAAATAGAGAAGCTACGAGAAGCTAGGGAAAATATGAATGTATTGTTTCCATTGACTCCAGCAATGTGGGTGGAATGGGCCAAAGATGAAGCTTCTCTTCTGAATGATTCCGATTCCGAGTCAGTCGAGAAGCTTTACGAGAGAGGCATCTCTGAGTATCTGTCTATCCCCCTTTGGCGTGAGTACCTAAATTATGTGCTACAACATGATCCAAAAGTATGTGATAGTTCAGTTGACGGGGTTTCAAAGGCTAGAAATCTTTTTGAGCGTGCTGTTACTGCTGCTGCTTTACATGTTGCTCAAGGTTCTCAAATATGGGATGCATACACTCAGTTTGAGCAATCTATTTTACTAACCATTGACCAATCAGACATTCAG GCAAAGGAGAAACAGGTCCAGCGCATTCGAAGTATATTCCATCGTCAATTGTCTATTCCCTTTGCTAACATGAAGTCTACTCTCCTATCCTACAAGGCATGGGAGGTGGAACAAGGAAATTCTCTTGATTCAGAATCCGACAATGTGGTTGGGATTTCCTCCCATGTTGCTTCATCTTACCGGAAGGCGGAGGAGATGTACAATGCCCGTGCTCATCTTGAAGAACATATTACAAGACAGGGTATATCTGAGTCTGAAAGATATCAACATTTTATG AGctacttagattttgaaaaatcCTTTGGGGATCCGGCACGAGTCCAAAGTCTGTATGAACGTGCCATAACTGATTTTCCTGTATCAAGTGATCTCTGGCTTGATTATACTCGCTATCTTGATAAAACCTTAGAG GCAGGCAAAGTTGTGAAGGATGTTTATTCCAGGGCGACAAGAAAATGCCCCTGGGTTGGAGAACTTTGGGTTCGGTATTTGCTATGTTTGGAGCATGGTCTTGCTTCTGAGAAAGAGATATCTGCT gCCTTTGAGAAGTCCGTGCAATGCACATTTTCGACCCTTGAGGAG TACCTTGATTTGTTCCTCACTCGAGTGGATGGCCTAAGGCGTAGACTTTCATCAGCCAGAGGAGATGATGTTTTGAACTATTCATTGATTAGGGAATCTTTTCAG CAAGCAACAGATTACTTATCACCACACTTGAAGAACACTGATGGTTTATTGCGTTTGCATGCTTATTGGGCCTGCTTAGAGCTTAAATTGAATAACAATTTAACTGCTGCTCGTGGTGTTTGGGGGAGCTTGCTTAAAACCTG TGGTTCAATGTTGGAAGCATGGCAAGGTTATATAGCAATGGAAATTGCTTTAGGCCATATAAATGAAGCCAGGGCCATATACAAGAGATGCTACAGCAAAAGATTTAGTGGAACAGGTTCGGAG GATATCTGCCATGCTTGGTTGCGCTTTGAGAGGGAGTTTGGAACATTGGATGATCTTGACCATGCTGTGCAAAAG gTTATGCCTCGTCTTGAGGAGCTGCAATTGTTTAGGTTAGAGCAAGAATCTAAATCTTTAACTGAAGTGACAGATAAAAGGGAGCGGCCCCTTAAGAAAACTGCTAGTGAAAAGAGGAAATCGGGTTCAATCACAATTGATGAACAGTCTCCAGCTAAGCGGCAGAAAAGTACTCAAAATCAGAAGAAATTGCATGAGAAAGAGAACACACGAGGGCTGAAGTTAGCTGAAGCAAATGGCGGGGAAGAGAAAAAGGGCAAGGTTGAGGAACAAGTAAACGAGCAGCTAGTGAAAGACACTTACTCTAGTAAAACCAGATTATATACAGATCAGTGCACTGCATTTGCATCAAATCTTAACATTAGG GCAATAGATGAAGATCTAAAGCAATTCTTTAGTGATGTTGGTGGAGTCACTGCGATTCGAATTCTGCATGACAAGTTCACTGGAAAATCGAGG GGATTGGCATATGTGGATTTTAAGGATGAAGAACACCTTGCTGCAGCTCTAGCAAAGAATAAGCAAATGTTGCTTGGCAAGAAGTTGAGCATTACACGCTCAAATCCAAAGCGAGGCAAGAGAGAATCTGGTGCTCTCACTACATCTG AACATGATAGCAATCAGAGTGGAATTGAAGGGAGTTCTGCATCTAAAGAATCTGTTGAAATCTCAAAGGGTTCAAGCGTAGCTCCCCAGGTACCACATTCTCGTAAGCATTTTGAGAGCATTCAACTGAAGGGGAAAAATACGTTTGCGGTGCCTAGAAATGTTAAACCACTTGGGTGGACTACTAACAAGCCAGGAACCAAGAAAGAGGAAGATGAGAAGCCAAAATCGAATGATGAATTCAGAAAAATGTTTATGAAAAGCTGA
- the LOC107914196 gene encoding squamous cell carcinoma antigen recognized by T-cells 3 isoform X2: MKLFLAKEEGKKSEAKETRMDFEKSSVSIKDDTEMADDDTAQNPESSRKLSSDSDSSDSEDEAEQTQQLRALESDLSTNPSNYDAHVLYIKLLRRRGEIEKLREARENMNVLFPLTPAMWVEWAKDEASLLNDSDSESVEKLYERGISEYLSIPLWREYLNYVLQHDPKVCDSSVDGVSKARNLFERAVTAAALHVAQGSQIWDAYTQFEQSILLTIDQSDIQAKEKQVQRIRSIFHRQLSIPFANMKSTLLSYKAWEVEQGNSLDSESDNVVGISSHVASSYRKAEEMYNARAHLEEHITRQGISESERYQHFMAGKVVKDVYSRATRKCPWVGELWVRYLLCLEHGLASEKEISAAFEKSVQCTFSTLEEYLDLFLTRVDGLRRRLSSARGDDVLNYSLIRESFQQATDYLSPHLKNTDGLLRLHAYWACLELKLNNNLTAARGVWGSLLKTCGSMLEAWQGYIAMEIALGHINEARAIYKRCYSKRFSGTGSEDICHAWLRFEREFGTLDDLDHAVQKVMPRLEELQLFRLEQESKSLTEVTDKRERPLKKTASEKRKSGSITIDEQSPAKRQKSTQNQKKLHEKENTRGLKLAEANGGEEKKGKVEEQVNEQLVKDTYSSKTRLYTDQCTAFASNLNIRAIDEDLKQFFSDVGGVTAIRILHDKFTGKSRGLAYVDFKDEEHLAAALAKNKQMLLGKKLSITRSNPKRGKRESGALTTSEHDSNQSGIEGSSASKESVEISKGSSVAPQVPHSRKHFESIQLKGKNTFAVPRNVKPLGWTTNKPGTKKEEDEKPKSNDEFRKMFMKS, from the exons ATGAAGTTATTTTTAgcgaaagaagaaggaaaaaaaagcgAAGCAAAAGAAACTAGAATGGATTTTGAGAAATCCTCAGTTTCCATAAAAGATGACACTGAAATGGCGGACGATGACACTGCTCAAAACCCTGAGAGCAGTCGGAAACTCAGTAGCGACTCGGACTCAAGCGATTCAGAAGACGAAGCGGAGCAGACACAGCAGCTTCGAGCTTTAGAGTCTGACCTCTCTACCAATCCTTCCAACTACGACGCCCATGTCTTG TACATAAAGCTTTTGAGGAGAAGGGGTGAAATAGAGAAGCTACGAGAAGCTAGGGAAAATATGAATGTATTGTTTCCATTGACTCCAGCAATGTGGGTGGAATGGGCCAAAGATGAAGCTTCTCTTCTGAATGATTCCGATTCCGAGTCAGTCGAGAAGCTTTACGAGAGAGGCATCTCTGAGTATCTGTCTATCCCCCTTTGGCGTGAGTACCTAAATTATGTGCTACAACATGATCCAAAAGTATGTGATAGTTCAGTTGACGGGGTTTCAAAGGCTAGAAATCTTTTTGAGCGTGCTGTTACTGCTGCTGCTTTACATGTTGCTCAAGGTTCTCAAATATGGGATGCATACACTCAGTTTGAGCAATCTATTTTACTAACCATTGACCAATCAGACATTCAG GCAAAGGAGAAACAGGTCCAGCGCATTCGAAGTATATTCCATCGTCAATTGTCTATTCCCTTTGCTAACATGAAGTCTACTCTCCTATCCTACAAGGCATGGGAGGTGGAACAAGGAAATTCTCTTGATTCAGAATCCGACAATGTGGTTGGGATTTCCTCCCATGTTGCTTCATCTTACCGGAAGGCGGAGGAGATGTACAATGCCCGTGCTCATCTTGAAGAACATATTACAAGACAGGGTATATCTGAGTCTGAAAGATATCAACATTTTATG GCAGGCAAAGTTGTGAAGGATGTTTATTCCAGGGCGACAAGAAAATGCCCCTGGGTTGGAGAACTTTGGGTTCGGTATTTGCTATGTTTGGAGCATGGTCTTGCTTCTGAGAAAGAGATATCTGCT gCCTTTGAGAAGTCCGTGCAATGCACATTTTCGACCCTTGAGGAG TACCTTGATTTGTTCCTCACTCGAGTGGATGGCCTAAGGCGTAGACTTTCATCAGCCAGAGGAGATGATGTTTTGAACTATTCATTGATTAGGGAATCTTTTCAG CAAGCAACAGATTACTTATCACCACACTTGAAGAACACTGATGGTTTATTGCGTTTGCATGCTTATTGGGCCTGCTTAGAGCTTAAATTGAATAACAATTTAACTGCTGCTCGTGGTGTTTGGGGGAGCTTGCTTAAAACCTG TGGTTCAATGTTGGAAGCATGGCAAGGTTATATAGCAATGGAAATTGCTTTAGGCCATATAAATGAAGCCAGGGCCATATACAAGAGATGCTACAGCAAAAGATTTAGTGGAACAGGTTCGGAG GATATCTGCCATGCTTGGTTGCGCTTTGAGAGGGAGTTTGGAACATTGGATGATCTTGACCATGCTGTGCAAAAG gTTATGCCTCGTCTTGAGGAGCTGCAATTGTTTAGGTTAGAGCAAGAATCTAAATCTTTAACTGAAGTGACAGATAAAAGGGAGCGGCCCCTTAAGAAAACTGCTAGTGAAAAGAGGAAATCGGGTTCAATCACAATTGATGAACAGTCTCCAGCTAAGCGGCAGAAAAGTACTCAAAATCAGAAGAAATTGCATGAGAAAGAGAACACACGAGGGCTGAAGTTAGCTGAAGCAAATGGCGGGGAAGAGAAAAAGGGCAAGGTTGAGGAACAAGTAAACGAGCAGCTAGTGAAAGACACTTACTCTAGTAAAACCAGATTATATACAGATCAGTGCACTGCATTTGCATCAAATCTTAACATTAGG GCAATAGATGAAGATCTAAAGCAATTCTTTAGTGATGTTGGTGGAGTCACTGCGATTCGAATTCTGCATGACAAGTTCACTGGAAAATCGAGG GGATTGGCATATGTGGATTTTAAGGATGAAGAACACCTTGCTGCAGCTCTAGCAAAGAATAAGCAAATGTTGCTTGGCAAGAAGTTGAGCATTACACGCTCAAATCCAAAGCGAGGCAAGAGAGAATCTGGTGCTCTCACTACATCTG AACATGATAGCAATCAGAGTGGAATTGAAGGGAGTTCTGCATCTAAAGAATCTGTTGAAATCTCAAAGGGTTCAAGCGTAGCTCCCCAGGTACCACATTCTCGTAAGCATTTTGAGAGCATTCAACTGAAGGGGAAAAATACGTTTGCGGTGCCTAGAAATGTTAAACCACTTGGGTGGACTACTAACAAGCCAGGAACCAAGAAAGAGGAAGATGAGAAGCCAAAATCGAATGATGAATTCAGAAAAATGTTTATGAAAAGCTGA